A genomic segment from Streptosporangium roseum DSM 43021 encodes:
- a CDS encoding FAD-dependent monooxygenase yields the protein MKDTAHRRRALVVGLGIAGIATAVRLRQVGWEPVLVERAAGRRSSGYFIMLFGTGVASAGRLGVLEAIGDRSHPRLTVHELNRAGRRSPGMNPASLPGGPRLLLRGDIEQALFSALPDDVEIRYSTVPTRITQDDSAAEVTLHDTASDTTVTERFDLVVGADGMRSTVRGLAFGPEDYLHPLNYMIGATVLDKPIGGFSQEQGLVLAEQGRSAWIFPFADHAPGLLFSYRTDDIDAEFTRPAIESIRAAFGPQPSGPLLESLFTAFEQAPDHLFDSVHQVRMPRWHRGRVVLVGDAAWCLTLYTGMGASSGIAGGELLGTLLQRHPDDLPGALQAWEARMRPFIHTEQNTALTMRRLFTPHDRTEQIMRTAMLRLMNAPVIGQVMGKIMNGRGMRNKTFDVAAAV from the coding sequence ATGAAAGACACAGCCCATCGTCGCCGTGCGCTGGTGGTCGGCCTAGGGATCGCGGGCATCGCCACCGCCGTACGGCTGCGGCAGGTCGGCTGGGAGCCGGTGCTGGTGGAGCGGGCCGCCGGGCGCCGCTCAAGTGGGTACTTCATCATGCTGTTCGGCACCGGTGTCGCCTCCGCGGGACGGTTGGGCGTGCTGGAGGCGATCGGCGACCGCAGTCATCCGCGGCTCACCGTCCACGAACTGAACCGGGCAGGGCGCCGCAGCCCTGGCATGAACCCGGCCAGCCTGCCCGGTGGACCCCGGTTGCTCCTGCGCGGCGACATCGAGCAGGCACTGTTCTCCGCGCTGCCGGACGATGTGGAGATCCGCTACTCCACCGTGCCCACCCGTATCACCCAGGACGACTCCGCGGCCGAGGTCACGCTGCACGACACCGCCTCCGACACCACCGTCACCGAGCGCTTCGACCTGGTGGTGGGCGCCGACGGGATGCGCTCGACCGTACGCGGGCTGGCCTTCGGCCCCGAGGACTATCTTCATCCGCTGAATTACATGATCGGCGCCACCGTCCTGGACAAGCCGATCGGGGGCTTCAGCCAGGAGCAGGGCCTGGTTCTGGCCGAGCAGGGACGCTCGGCATGGATCTTCCCCTTCGCCGACCACGCTCCGGGCCTGCTGTTCTCCTACCGCACCGACGACATCGACGCCGAGTTCACCCGTCCGGCGATCGAGTCCATCCGCGCCGCCTTCGGCCCGCAGCCCTCCGGCCCCCTGCTGGAAAGCTTGTTCACGGCGTTCGAGCAGGCCCCGGATCATCTGTTCGACTCGGTGCACCAGGTCAGGATGCCGCGCTGGCACCGCGGCCGGGTCGTGCTGGTCGGCGATGCCGCCTGGTGCCTGACCCTGTATACGGGCATGGGCGCCTCCAGCGGCATCGCCGGAGGCGAACTGCTGGGAACCCTGCTGCAGCGACACCCCGACGACCTGCCCGGCGCGCTGCAGGCGTGGGAGGCCCGTATGCGGCCGTTCATCCACACCGAGCAGAACACCGCACTGACCATGCGCCGGCTGTTCACCCCGCACGACCGCACGGAACAGATCATGCGCACCGCGATGCTGCGCCTCATGAACGCGCCGGTCATCGGGCAGGTCATGGGCAAGATAATGAACGGCCGCGGTATGAGGAACAAAACCTTCGACGTCGCCGCCGCCGTGTGA
- a CDS encoding VOC family protein: MTTRLVQIAMNARDDSAVGRFWAEVLGWGVSSEGPGVTNVEPEGFVYPDPVAVCIDVLAVPEPKTVKNRVHLDLATTSAAHQADLIARLEDLGATPADVGQGNVPWTVLADPEGNEFCVLEPRSNYRDTGPIAAVVVDCTDPRAMAGFWGEAMDWTLHEVTDDHAVLRSAKGVGPYLEFLRTPGVKTVKNRIHLDLRPYLDDDLAAEVARLRAIGATDVDLGQGDVPWTVLADPEGNEFCVLTPR, encoded by the coding sequence ATGACGACGCGACTTGTTCAGATTGCGATGAATGCTCGGGATGACTCCGCAGTGGGTCGGTTCTGGGCGGAGGTGCTCGGCTGGGGTGTTTCCAGCGAGGGGCCCGGCGTGACCAACGTCGAACCGGAGGGCTTCGTCTATCCGGACCCCGTCGCTGTCTGCATCGACGTCCTTGCCGTTCCGGAACCCAAAACGGTGAAGAACCGCGTGCACCTCGATCTCGCGACCACTTCTGCGGCCCATCAGGCGGACCTGATCGCGCGCCTTGAGGATCTCGGGGCGACGCCCGCCGACGTGGGCCAGGGCAATGTCCCGTGGACGGTCCTCGCCGACCCGGAGGGCAACGAGTTCTGCGTGCTGGAGCCTCGATCGAACTACCGGGACACCGGCCCGATCGCCGCGGTGGTGGTCGACTGCACGGATCCGCGGGCCATGGCCGGGTTCTGGGGCGAGGCGATGGACTGGACCCTGCACGAGGTAACCGACGATCATGCGGTGCTGCGCTCCGCCAAGGGGGTGGGGCCGTATCTGGAGTTCCTCCGCACACCCGGCGTGAAGACCGTGAAGAACCGTATCCATCTCGACCTCCGGCCGTACCTCGATGACGATCTAGCTGCGGAGGTAGCCCGGCTGCGGGCCATCGGCGCCACCGATGTCGACCTCGGCCAGGGCGACGTGCCGTGGACGGTCCTCGCCGACCCGGAGGGCAACGAGTTCTGCGTCCTCACCCCGCGCTGA
- a CDS encoding protein-tyrosine phosphatase family protein encodes MITTWGPTTAGVLRLPSGRLVRGRGLSRPLPQGPEPAFALYLLGHQPPPVAWENRWLRWPDFWLPSDPAATGDALREAWARAETERVEIACAGGQGRTGTALACLAVLDGVPNREAVAYVRAHYAPRAVETPWQHRFVSRFR; translated from the coding sequence ATGATCACTACCTGGGGGCCCACGACGGCGGGCGTGCTGCGACTGCCCTCGGGCCGGCTCGTCCGCGGCCGGGGCCTGAGCCGGCCCCTCCCACAGGGCCCGGAGCCCGCCTTCGCGCTCTACCTGCTGGGCCACCAGCCGCCGCCCGTCGCCTGGGAGAACCGCTGGCTCCGCTGGCCCGACTTCTGGCTGCCGTCCGACCCCGCGGCGACCGGCGACGCGCTGCGCGAGGCGTGGGCGCGTGCCGAGACCGAACGCGTCGAGATCGCCTGTGCAGGCGGACAGGGGCGCACCGGTACGGCCCTGGCCTGCCTCGCCGTGCTCGACGGGGTGCCCAACCGCGAGGCGGTCGCCTACGTCCGCGCGCACTACGCTCCGCGCGCCGTCGAGACTCCCTGGCAGCACCGCTTCGTCTCTCGCTTCCGTTAG
- a CDS encoding IS1182 family transposase translates to MGGDTGRVIPAETVRAAWAANPSGTPAMWIRDRLAGVFGEKDFVGWFPADGRRGLSPVVLALVSVLQFAENLTDRQAALAVRCRIDWKYCLGLELTDPGFDHSVLSEFRDRMAQDDRADRLLAVMVQRLVEAGLVKQRGRVRTDSTHVLAAVRKLNRVELVGETLRVALEELAAADEPWLAALITPEWASRYGRPVRYDRLPRGKDDLAAHVLQIGQDGMTVLEAVHAAGASRRLRDLPGVQVLRQVWVQQYWTDSYGDLAWRAAKSSRDRQSRHGRPRRSSGEESGQQPDPARVPWSGIEIVSPHDPEARYCRKEGKTTTKAEWVGYRDHQSETCDDNVPNVIVHVLTRPAPVQDIDAVDDIHAGLAASGLTPAEHLLDSGYVTPDVIHHTAQQWGVALIGPVRADPRGRHGFTKEDFHVNWDDHTVTCPRGVTSPPFKPTLGDGKPRLSVLFPRAACRACPDRQACTGDANGKGRHLTLLPEPLQQIQTRNRADQHTEPWKARYALRAGCEATVSETTRAHGLRNCRYKGLAKTHVQHVLTAAGTNVIRLADCYTPGIIPDRPPRPISPFQQLCRRLAAQTPE, encoded by the coding sequence ATGGGCGGGGATACCGGCCGGGTGATCCCGGCGGAGACGGTCCGTGCGGCCTGGGCGGCCAATCCTTCTGGAACTCCGGCGATGTGGATCCGGGACCGGCTCGCGGGAGTGTTCGGCGAGAAGGACTTCGTCGGCTGGTTTCCCGCTGATGGGCGGCGTGGATTGTCGCCGGTGGTGTTGGCGCTGGTCAGCGTGTTGCAGTTCGCGGAGAACCTGACCGATCGGCAGGCGGCGCTGGCGGTGCGATGCCGGATCGACTGGAAGTACTGCCTCGGGCTGGAGCTGACGGATCCGGGGTTCGACCACTCTGTGCTCTCGGAGTTCCGAGATCGGATGGCCCAAGACGATCGGGCGGACCGACTGCTGGCGGTGATGGTGCAACGGCTGGTCGAGGCGGGGCTGGTCAAGCAGCGGGGCCGGGTCCGGACCGATTCCACGCATGTGCTGGCCGCGGTCCGCAAGCTCAACCGCGTCGAGTTGGTCGGGGAGACGCTGCGGGTCGCGCTGGAGGAACTCGCCGCCGCCGATGAACCCTGGCTGGCCGCCCTGATCACCCCGGAGTGGGCCAGCCGCTATGGCCGGCCGGTCCGCTATGACCGGCTGCCGCGCGGCAAGGATGATCTGGCCGCGCACGTGCTGCAGATCGGCCAGGACGGGATGACGGTCCTGGAGGCGGTGCATGCGGCCGGGGCGTCGCGTCGGCTGCGGGATCTGCCGGGGGTGCAGGTACTGCGTCAGGTATGGGTGCAGCAGTACTGGACAGACTCCTACGGTGATCTGGCCTGGCGAGCCGCCAAGTCCAGCCGGGACCGGCAGAGCCGCCACGGCCGGCCGCGTCGGTCATCCGGCGAGGAAAGCGGCCAACAGCCGGACCCGGCACGGGTGCCATGGTCCGGGATCGAGATCGTCAGTCCGCACGATCCCGAAGCCCGGTACTGCCGCAAGGAAGGAAAAACGACCACGAAAGCTGAGTGGGTCGGCTACCGGGATCATCAGAGCGAGACCTGCGACGACAATGTTCCCAACGTGATCGTTCACGTCCTCACCCGCCCGGCGCCGGTCCAGGACATCGATGCCGTGGACGACATCCACGCGGGCCTGGCCGCCAGCGGCTTGACCCCGGCCGAGCATCTCCTCGACAGCGGATACGTCACCCCGGACGTCATCCACCACACCGCCCAGCAGTGGGGCGTCGCTCTGATCGGGCCAGTTCGAGCCGACCCGCGAGGCCGCCACGGGTTCACCAAGGAAGACTTCCACGTCAACTGGGACGATCACACCGTCACCTGCCCGCGCGGGGTGACCAGCCCGCCCTTCAAACCCACCCTCGGCGATGGCAAGCCTCGCCTGTCGGTGCTGTTCCCCCGCGCGGCCTGCCGGGCCTGCCCAGACCGCCAGGCCTGCACCGGTGACGCCAACGGCAAGGGTCGCCACCTCACCCTGCTGCCCGAGCCGCTGCAGCAGATCCAGACCCGCAATCGCGCCGACCAGCACACCGAACCTTGGAAGGCCCGCTACGCCCTGCGCGCCGGCTGCGAGGCCACCGTCTCCGAAACCACCCGCGCCCACGGCCTACGCAATTGCCGCTACAAAGGCCTCGCCAAAACCCACGTCCAGCACGTCCTGACCGCGGCCGGCACCAACGTCATCCGCCTCGCCGACTGCTACACCCCCGGCATCATCCCCGACCGACCGCCACGTCCGATCAGCCCGTTCCAACAACTCTGCCGACGGCTGGCCGCCCAGACCCCAGAATGA